One genomic window of Pseudomonas sp. LFM046 includes the following:
- a CDS encoding cytosine permease translates to MKLEKRSIEFVPHAERYGTPRRLFTIWFSSNFQVTALMVGTLGIASGLSFAWTLLGLLIGNLVGTIFMAAHSAQGPHLGVPQMIQSRAQFGVYGAAIPLLVMVTAAVLFLAASGVLMRDALKALVPISDDQAIVAVGILTFIIGFVGYELIHRLGAWMSLMSTLVFASALALILLHPSDAISTTATGEGFSLIAFNLVVAQAASWTLGYGPYVADYSRYLPAHVSTRATFWTTYCGCALGSFAMMALGALVAVAIPAALGHDPATAIATLFGPWAPLALGVIALGVIQYNVLCLYSAYMSSVTIFGAFGGLRYVTASAKALVMAVLTVAATLIAIATQYRFDTFFADILIGQLYLLIPWSAINLADYYWVCRGHYEVGELYDSKGRYGRFNRRTLAVYAVSIVGTIPFMKLSFYTGFVVDWLGADISWAVGLVLAGALYCMVNSRLSIKQHQFQSRS, encoded by the coding sequence GTGAAGCTTGAAAAGCGAAGTATCGAGTTTGTCCCTCACGCTGAGCGCTATGGCACACCCAGACGGTTGTTCACTATCTGGTTCAGCTCCAATTTCCAAGTGACTGCTCTGATGGTCGGTACGCTGGGTATCGCCTCAGGATTGAGCTTCGCCTGGACATTGCTCGGCCTGCTGATCGGCAATCTCGTCGGCACCATCTTCATGGCCGCACACTCCGCCCAGGGCCCGCATTTAGGCGTCCCGCAGATGATTCAGAGCCGCGCACAATTCGGTGTCTATGGCGCTGCGATTCCCTTACTGGTAATGGTCACGGCGGCGGTGCTATTCCTGGCCGCCAGTGGCGTCCTGATGCGCGATGCCTTGAAGGCACTGGTACCCATCAGCGATGACCAGGCCATCGTGGCGGTGGGCATTCTGACCTTCATTATCGGTTTCGTAGGCTACGAGCTGATCCACCGTCTAGGGGCGTGGATGAGCCTGATGTCAACGCTGGTATTTGCCAGCGCGCTGGCTTTGATCCTGCTACACCCCAGCGACGCGATATCGACAACGGCAACAGGCGAGGGCTTTTCGCTGATCGCCTTTAACCTGGTGGTTGCGCAGGCGGCATCCTGGACATTGGGTTACGGCCCCTACGTGGCGGATTACTCGCGTTACCTTCCGGCCCATGTCAGCACACGCGCCACGTTCTGGACAACTTACTGCGGCTGCGCGCTAGGCTCTTTCGCCATGATGGCCTTGGGCGCTCTAGTGGCCGTTGCGATCCCAGCAGCGCTTGGGCATGACCCGGCAACCGCAATTGCCACGCTGTTCGGCCCGTGGGCACCCTTGGCGTTGGGCGTGATCGCGCTCGGGGTGATCCAGTACAACGTGCTCTGCCTGTACAGCGCCTACATGTCTTCGGTGACGATCTTCGGAGCCTTTGGTGGGCTGCGATACGTCACCGCTTCTGCAAAAGCGTTGGTGATGGCAGTGCTGACCGTAGCCGCAACCCTGATCGCCATCGCCACCCAGTATCGGTTTGACACCTTCTTTGCAGACATTTTGATTGGACAGCTCTATCTGCTGATCCCCTGGAGTGCGATCAATCTGGCTGACTACTACTGGGTGTGTCGCGGTCACTATGAGGTGGGCGAGCTGTATGACTCTAAAGGTCGGTACGGGCGCTTCAATCGACGAACGCTAGCGGTGTACGCCGTCTCGATCGTCGGCACGATCCCGTTCATGAAGCTGTCGTTCTACACCGGCTTTGTAGTGGACTGGCTAGGGGCGGACATCAGTTGGGCTGTGGGCTTGGTACTCGCCGGGGCACTCTACTGCATGGTGAACAGCCGGCTCTCAATCAAGCAACATCAATTCCAATCTCGCTCCTGA
- a CDS encoding LysR family transcriptional regulator, whose product MRRDHISDLLIFVTVARARSFTRAAASMRTTQPALSLAVRELEERLGVELLARSPRGVSPTEAGQRLLDRLAPEFDEIENELQSLRELREEAVGTIRITAIDYAIRSTLWPKLAKFLPAYPKLNVELINEYESVDIAARGYDAGVRFGQELAKDMISVRIGPDVQNRVVGTPGYFEGRQRPRTPADLTSHVCINLRTSTYGGLYEWEFVKGKQTINARVNGAVTFNNAYDIFEAAKAGFGLAYLPEDLVRPCIAEGSLISVLEDWCPVWPGLHLYYPNRHQHSRAMSLLVEALRHKP is encoded by the coding sequence ATGCGGCGTGATCACATCAGTGACCTTCTGATTTTCGTAACGGTTGCCAGGGCGCGGAGCTTTACTCGTGCTGCAGCCTCGATGCGCACCACTCAGCCCGCCTTGAGCCTGGCCGTTCGGGAATTGGAGGAACGGTTGGGGGTCGAGTTGCTAGCGCGCAGCCCGCGAGGCGTTTCGCCAACGGAGGCCGGACAAAGACTGTTGGATCGGCTCGCCCCGGAATTTGATGAAATCGAGAACGAGCTTCAGTCACTGCGAGAACTTCGTGAGGAAGCCGTCGGGACGATCCGAATAACGGCGATTGACTACGCGATTCGAAGCACCCTCTGGCCCAAGCTTGCAAAGTTTCTTCCCGCGTACCCGAAGCTCAACGTCGAGCTGATCAATGAATACGAAAGCGTTGATATCGCAGCACGGGGCTACGATGCGGGCGTACGGTTCGGTCAGGAGCTCGCCAAAGACATGATCTCTGTGCGGATTGGCCCGGACGTGCAGAACAGGGTGGTCGGAACCCCGGGCTATTTTGAAGGCAGACAACGCCCCCGGACGCCAGCCGATCTCACATCCCATGTCTGCATCAACCTCCGCACGTCTACCTATGGAGGTCTCTATGAGTGGGAGTTCGTCAAGGGCAAACAGACGATCAATGCCCGCGTGAACGGCGCGGTCACATTCAACAACGCCTACGACATCTTCGAGGCAGCGAAAGCAGGCTTCGGATTAGCCTATCTTCCGGAAGATTTGGTTCGCCCATGCATCGCGGAGGGCTCACTGATTTCCGTCTTGGAGGATTGGTGCCCCGTTTGGCCCGGACTCCATCTCTACTATCCCAATCGACACCAGCATTCGCGTGCGATGTCCCTTTTGGTTGAGGCCTTACGGCACAAACCATGA
- a CDS encoding alpha/beta hydrolase produces MSTLKNALKSAAIAIALPVMAGEAHATSVAKGANVVGSQKVTFISGDVRMAGNLYLPVEYDRSKKYPAIVVAHPWGGVKEQTSGLYAQQLAKKGFVTLAFDASHHGESGGKPRDLEDPAERVQDIRSAVGYLASLAEVDASRIGAMGVCAGGGYALNEAQTDLRVKAVAGVVAYDIGDATRNGIEGLPVSASDRQKLLEHVAAQLNKEAAGAPVLVQQLLPPREEVNAATPQFIREATEYYLTPRGAHPNARNRYVVTTPGLHIAYYPLEHMELISPRPVLLIAGENAETRKFSEAAFSKSLQPKELMIVPGASHFDLYDQPEYVNPAVEKLAEFFGKNL; encoded by the coding sequence ATGTCGACGTTGAAAAACGCGCTGAAGTCAGCGGCCATCGCGATCGCTCTACCGGTTATGGCAGGAGAAGCACACGCCACATCGGTGGCAAAAGGAGCCAACGTGGTTGGCTCACAGAAGGTCACGTTCATCAGTGGTGACGTACGAATGGCGGGGAATCTTTATCTGCCCGTCGAGTATGACCGGAGCAAGAAATACCCCGCGATTGTCGTGGCCCACCCATGGGGTGGCGTGAAGGAGCAGACCTCTGGGCTGTATGCACAGCAACTGGCCAAAAAGGGCTTCGTGACCCTGGCGTTTGACGCCTCCCATCACGGTGAAAGCGGCGGCAAACCGCGTGACCTGGAAGACCCTGCGGAACGCGTTCAGGACATTCGCAGTGCCGTGGGCTACCTGGCCAGCCTCGCTGAGGTCGATGCGAGTCGCATCGGCGCCATGGGTGTGTGCGCCGGCGGCGGCTACGCCTTGAATGAAGCTCAGACCGATCTGCGCGTGAAGGCGGTGGCGGGTGTTGTTGCGTATGACATAGGTGACGCAACCCGTAACGGCATCGAAGGCTTGCCAGTGTCGGCCAGCGATCGCCAGAAACTCCTGGAGCATGTCGCTGCGCAACTGAACAAGGAGGCTGCCGGTGCCCCAGTGCTCGTTCAACAGCTTCTGCCGCCTCGGGAAGAAGTGAACGCAGCTACCCCCCAATTCATTCGCGAGGCCACCGAGTACTACCTCACACCGCGCGGCGCGCATCCGAATGCTCGTAACCGCTACGTGGTGACAACTCCAGGACTGCACATCGCGTATTACCCGCTGGAGCACATGGAGCTGATCTCACCCCGCCCGGTACTGCTGATCGCAGGGGAGAACGCCGAAACCCGCAAATTCAGCGAAGCAGCATTCTCAAAATCGCTCCAGCCCAAGGAGCTGATGATTGTTCCTGGTGCCTCGCACTTCGACCTGTATGACCAGCCCGAGTATGTGAATCCAGCCGTAGAAAAACTGGCGGAATTCTTTGGCAAGAATCTATAG
- a CDS encoding proline/glycine betaine ABC transporter permease → MSEKLDLGSWVNDVVQHLLENYSGAFESVGNVVSGFAELIERFLLWPPAWMLIAVFVALGFWRIGAKFAAFTAASLILIVMTGFWEQTVVTLGLTVSATLISLLLGIPLGIWAAKSERVAYVIRPVLDFMQTMPAFVYLIPAAMLFGLGRVPGIIATVIFAMPPAVRLTALGIRQVNKEIVEAGQSFGCTPRQLLFKVQLPNAMPSIMAGVNQTIMMALSMVIIASMVGAGGLGNDVLASIQRLDIGLGFESGMAVVLLAIILDRITESFGTRQTSIRDRAFVRLSAMVSGKRNKQRTTFVPFMGVNDE, encoded by the coding sequence ATGAGCGAGAAACTGGATCTTGGCAGCTGGGTGAATGACGTCGTCCAGCACCTGCTAGAGAACTACAGCGGCGCCTTCGAAAGCGTCGGCAACGTGGTCAGCGGCTTCGCCGAGCTGATCGAACGCTTCCTGCTCTGGCCGCCGGCCTGGATGCTGATCGCGGTCTTCGTCGCGCTGGGCTTCTGGCGCATCGGCGCCAAGTTCGCCGCCTTCACCGCGGCCTCGCTAATCCTGATCGTGATGACCGGCTTCTGGGAACAGACGGTAGTCACCCTCGGCCTAACCGTCTCTGCGACCTTGATCAGCCTGCTACTCGGTATTCCGCTGGGCATCTGGGCCGCCAAGAGCGAGCGCGTGGCCTACGTGATCCGTCCGGTACTGGACTTCATGCAGACCATGCCGGCGTTCGTCTACCTGATCCCGGCCGCCATGCTCTTCGGCCTCGGCCGCGTGCCTGGGATCATCGCCACCGTGATCTTCGCCATGCCCCCGGCAGTACGCCTGACCGCACTGGGTATCCGCCAGGTGAACAAGGAAATCGTTGAAGCCGGCCAGTCCTTCGGCTGCACCCCCCGGCAGTTGCTGTTCAAGGTGCAGCTGCCCAATGCAATGCCGTCGATCATGGCTGGGGTGAACCAGACCATCATGATGGCGTTGTCCATGGTGATCATCGCCTCGATGGTCGGCGCTGGCGGTCTGGGTAACGACGTGCTCGCCAGTATCCAGCGACTGGACATCGGCCTGGGCTTCGAAAGCGGCATGGCCGTGGTGCTGCTGGCGATCATTCTTGACCGCATCACCGAAAGTTTCGGAACGCGGCAAACCTCCATTCGCGACAGAGCCTTTGTTCGGCTCAGCGCGATGGTAAGCGGTAAGCGCAATAAGCAACGCACCACCTTCGTTCCATTTATGGGAGTCAACGATGAATAA
- a CDS encoding 3-hydroxyacyl-CoA dehydrogenase NAD-binding domain-containing protein: MMTKVREFPQGVEVASILGAGTIGASWTALFLASGLEVDVYDPSEQVEAFVRDYIEHAWPSLERLGLASRGNPDRVRFFKTPEEAVARAQFVQESVPERIEIKHELYQRIENKLHPQAVVASSASGLLVKEMQQGWKNPGRFILGHPFNPPHLIPLVELLANEKTEEGVLEWAEQFYAACGKTTIRVNKEVPGHVANRLQAALWREAIHLVVEGVASVEDVDKAVFAGPGLRWSVMGPHMLFNLGSGGHGLGVFCERFGPSFHRWWDDLGNPRLTPDVIAKLAAGVKVEENGRSFDDLAAERDRKIVEASRAMGQAESAVVESAAKKARLVTAR, translated from the coding sequence ATGATGACGAAAGTACGTGAGTTTCCGCAGGGCGTAGAGGTCGCCAGCATTCTGGGCGCCGGAACCATCGGCGCAAGCTGGACTGCACTCTTCCTGGCCTCGGGCCTGGAAGTGGACGTGTATGACCCGTCCGAACAGGTAGAAGCCTTTGTGCGTGACTACATCGAGCATGCGTGGCCCAGCCTGGAGCGACTGGGGTTGGCCTCGCGTGGAAATCCGGATCGTGTCCGTTTTTTCAAGACGCCTGAAGAAGCGGTGGCTCGCGCTCAGTTCGTGCAGGAAAGCGTGCCGGAGCGAATCGAGATCAAGCACGAGCTCTATCAGCGCATTGAGAACAAGCTGCACCCTCAAGCAGTAGTCGCCTCCAGCGCCTCGGGCCTTCTGGTCAAGGAAATGCAGCAGGGCTGGAAGAACCCGGGTCGCTTCATCCTCGGCCATCCTTTCAATCCTCCGCACCTGATTCCCCTGGTGGAATTGCTGGCCAACGAAAAGACCGAGGAAGGTGTGCTGGAGTGGGCCGAGCAGTTTTACGCGGCATGCGGGAAGACCACCATTCGCGTCAACAAGGAAGTGCCCGGGCACGTTGCCAACCGCCTTCAGGCGGCTCTCTGGCGCGAGGCTATCCACCTGGTGGTAGAAGGCGTGGCCAGCGTCGAAGACGTGGACAAAGCCGTGTTCGCCGGCCCTGGTCTGCGCTGGTCGGTTATGGGTCCCCACATGCTGTTCAACTTGGGCAGTGGCGGTCACGGCCTGGGAGTCTTTTGTGAGCGTTTCGGTCCGTCGTTCCACCGCTGGTGGGACGATCTGGGGAATCCGAGACTCACTCCCGACGTCATTGCCAAGCTGGCTGCGGGTGTCAAAGTGGAAGAAAACGGCAGAAGCTTTGATGATTTGGCCGCCGAACGCGACCGCAAAATCGTAGAGGCGAGCCGCGCCATGGGTCAGGCAGAATCTGCCGTCGTTGAAAGTGCGGCCAAAAAGGCGCGGTTGGTCACCGCACGTTGA
- a CDS encoding NAD(P)-dependent alcohol dehydrogenase — translation MKINAYGAHAGHQPLEPLRITRRAPGAHDVQIEIAFCGICHSDLHQVRSEWEGTQYPCVPGHEIVGRVTQVGAHVSSFKPGDLVGVGCIVDSCKHCDDCDAGLENYCDDMIGTYNFPTPDAPGWTLGGYSQAIVVHERYVLRIGHPEEQLAAVAPLLCAGITTYSPLRYWKAGPGKKVGVVGIGGLGHMGIKLAHAMGAHVVAFTTSESKREAALELGANEVVVSRDASQMAAHTKSFDFILNTVAAPHDLDAFLVLLKRDGAMTLVGAPASPHPAVNVFNLIMKRRTLAGSMIGGIAETQEMLDFCAEHGIVANIELIRAEQINEAYERMLHGEVKYRFVMDNTSLAG, via the coding sequence ATGAAAATCAATGCTTACGGCGCCCACGCGGGCCACCAGCCCCTGGAGCCGCTGCGCATCACCCGACGCGCACCGGGCGCCCACGATGTGCAGATCGAAATCGCATTCTGTGGCATTTGCCACTCGGACCTGCACCAGGTGCGCTCCGAGTGGGAAGGCACGCAATATCCCTGCGTTCCTGGCCATGAAATCGTCGGTCGGGTGACTCAGGTCGGCGCCCATGTTTCGTCCTTCAAGCCGGGCGACCTGGTCGGCGTTGGCTGCATCGTCGACAGCTGCAAGCACTGCGACGACTGCGACGCCGGGCTGGAGAATTATTGCGACGACATGATCGGCACTTACAACTTCCCAACCCCGGATGCGCCGGGCTGGACGCTGGGTGGCTATTCCCAGGCGATTGTCGTGCACGAACGCTATGTCCTGCGCATCGGCCACCCCGAGGAGCAATTGGCTGCGGTCGCGCCGCTGCTGTGCGCAGGCATCACCACCTACTCGCCGCTGCGTTACTGGAAAGCCGGGCCCGGCAAGAAAGTCGGCGTGGTCGGCATCGGCGGCCTCGGCCACATGGGCATCAAGCTGGCCCACGCGATGGGAGCTCATGTGGTGGCCTTCACCACGTCCGAGAGCAAGCGCGAAGCGGCCTTGGAGCTGGGCGCAAACGAGGTGGTGGTTTCCCGAGACGCCAGCCAGATGGCGGCCCATACAAAGAGCTTCGACTTCATCCTCAACACCGTGGCGGCGCCCCATGATCTGGATGCCTTCCTGGTCCTGCTCAAACGCGATGGAGCCATGACCCTGGTGGGTGCGCCGGCCTCACCGCATCCCGCAGTCAATGTCTTCAACCTGATCATGAAACGCCGCACGCTGGCCGGCTCGATGATCGGTGGCATTGCCGAAACCCAGGAGATGCTCGATTTCTGCGCCGAGCACGGAATCGTCGCGAACATCGAGCTGATCCGCGCCGAGCAGATCAATGAGGCCTATGAGCGAATGCTGCACGGGGAGGTGAAGTACCGGTTCGTTATGGATAACACCAGCCTGGCCGGGTGA
- a CDS encoding thioesterase family protein, with product MKIQPTVYEGCVLPEWIDYNGHMNDACYVNVFSKAIDAFMDYIGLDESFRSQQQLSIYTLQSVVHYLQEVGEGEPLQVVAHVLEHDSKKIRLFLTMQHASSHSRLSTMETLLLHVDMSVRRAAAFRPETLDKLETLANQQRDLGWPAEAGHGVSLQKRR from the coding sequence ATGAAAATTCAGCCAACCGTGTACGAGGGCTGCGTTCTGCCGGAGTGGATTGACTACAACGGCCACATGAACGATGCCTGCTACGTCAACGTGTTCAGCAAGGCTATCGACGCCTTCATGGACTACATCGGCCTGGATGAGAGCTTCAGATCCCAGCAGCAGCTCTCCATTTATACACTTCAGAGCGTTGTGCATTACCTGCAAGAAGTTGGCGAAGGTGAACCTCTTCAGGTGGTAGCGCATGTACTGGAGCATGACAGCAAGAAAATCCGGCTGTTCCTGACCATGCAACACGCCTCCAGTCATTCCAGACTCTCGACAATGGAAACGCTCCTGCTGCATGTCGACATGAGCGTCAGGCGGGCAGCAGCATTTCGCCCTGAAACGCTCGACAAGCTCGAGACGCTCGCGAACCAGCAACGCGACCTGGGGTGGCCAGCAGAAGCTGGTCATGGTGTGTCGCTGCAAAAGCGACGCTGA
- a CDS encoding LysR substrate-binding domain-containing protein translates to MASPAKHLPPLAYLAAFESAARHESFTYAADELCVTQSAISRQIKLLEETLGCTLFNRSHKAVTLTSDGKKFQRAVTAALELLAVSAHELKAKRTPSVTVSVDLAFASFWLIPKLPKFRVAHPEIAVHVDASDEDTHRINEGVDVGIQFGDGYWTGCNARFLLEEEIFPVCSPAYLSKSSSLSNPEDLLSSTLIHFETQHWDWMDWKTWFAHINTTLPKDRQDLYINSYPAVIQAALGGQGIAMGWRHLVDDLLATGVLVRPIEASVHTKRGFYLVHPSDSLLSDEARTFCEWIIDECKNTR, encoded by the coding sequence ATGGCAAGCCCCGCTAAACACCTGCCTCCTTTGGCGTACCTGGCAGCTTTCGAGTCTGCAGCTCGACACGAAAGCTTTACCTATGCAGCCGACGAACTCTGCGTCACCCAGAGTGCTATCAGCCGCCAGATCAAACTTCTGGAAGAGACCCTGGGCTGTACGCTATTCAATCGGTCTCACAAGGCAGTCACGCTGACCAGCGATGGGAAGAAGTTTCAACGTGCGGTCACAGCAGCACTGGAGCTCCTCGCGGTCTCTGCGCATGAACTAAAGGCCAAACGTACACCTTCGGTCACCGTTTCGGTCGACCTCGCGTTCGCTTCCTTCTGGCTAATTCCCAAGCTGCCGAAGTTCCGCGTGGCCCATCCGGAAATTGCGGTCCACGTCGACGCCTCCGACGAAGACACTCATCGGATAAACGAGGGAGTTGATGTAGGCATCCAGTTTGGTGATGGCTATTGGACCGGCTGCAATGCTCGTTTCCTCCTTGAGGAGGAAATCTTTCCAGTGTGCAGCCCGGCTTATCTGTCCAAGTCTTCGTCATTGAGTAATCCAGAAGATTTGCTTTCTTCGACACTCATTCATTTCGAGACTCAACATTGGGATTGGATGGACTGGAAAACATGGTTTGCACACATAAACACCACTCTTCCGAAGGATCGCCAGGATCTCTATATCAATAGTTATCCAGCCGTTATTCAAGCGGCGCTAGGCGGTCAGGGTATTGCAATGGGATGGCGGCATTTAGTCGATGATTTGCTTGCGACAGGAGTGCTCGTCCGACCTATCGAAGCGTCGGTTCACACCAAACGTGGTTTTTACCTTGTACACCCTAGTGACAGTTTGCTTTCTGATGAAGCCCGCACATTTTGCGAGTGGATAATTGATGAGTGCAAAAATACTCGCTGA
- a CDS encoding glucose 1-dehydrogenase yields MNISFENQVALVTGAASGIGLATAKAFAQAGASVALADVNGEGARAAAAELATAGYKAIGIRCDVADLGEVEAMVKETVATFGRLDVAFNNAGVQNVLAETADTSFEDFDRVNSVNLRGIWACMKYELLQMRQQGSGAIVNCSSLGGLVGGAERGTYHAAKHGVLGLTKSAALEYATRNIRVNAVCPGLIWTPMVDQMVAAGQKEALDAMLPAIPMHRHGRPEEIADVVLWLCSSASSYVTGQSISVDGGLIMR; encoded by the coding sequence ATGAACATTTCGTTTGAAAACCAAGTCGCCTTGGTAACTGGCGCGGCGTCGGGTATTGGACTGGCAACCGCGAAAGCTTTTGCGCAGGCAGGCGCATCGGTGGCATTGGCAGACGTGAATGGTGAAGGCGCGCGCGCTGCGGCAGCAGAACTTGCCACGGCCGGCTACAAAGCTATCGGTATCCGTTGCGATGTAGCCGATCTCGGTGAAGTCGAAGCGATGGTAAAAGAAACCGTCGCGACATTTGGTCGCCTTGATGTGGCCTTCAACAATGCGGGTGTGCAGAACGTTCTTGCCGAAACTGCAGACACTTCGTTCGAGGATTTCGACCGCGTGAACTCGGTGAACCTGCGGGGCATCTGGGCCTGCATGAAGTACGAGTTGCTTCAGATGCGTCAGCAAGGCAGTGGGGCAATCGTTAACTGTTCTTCCCTGGGCGGTTTGGTGGGCGGGGCTGAACGTGGAACCTACCACGCTGCCAAACACGGTGTTCTCGGTCTGACCAAAAGCGCCGCGCTGGAGTATGCGACTCGAAACATCCGGGTAAACGCGGTCTGCCCTGGCCTGATCTGGACGCCGATGGTTGATCAAATGGTTGCCGCCGGCCAGAAGGAAGCATTGGACGCCATGCTGCCCGCCATTCCGATGCACCGCCACGGTCGCCCCGAGGAAATCGCCGACGTTGTGCTGTGGCTTTGCAGTTCGGCCTCCAGCTATGTGACAGGTCAATCCATCTCCGTCGACGGCGGCCTCATCATGCGCTGA
- a CDS encoding choline ABC transporter substrate-binding protein, translating to MNNVTKLAALGFLVCAIVQSAWAQEPQSCKQIRFAEIGWADIAATTGMTTVLAEGLGYSTRKIMASVPIAFTGVKNKQIDVFLGYWSPSMDPVIEPFTKGDGVKVLSTPNLVGAKYTLAVPTYAANAGLKSFQDIAKFKDQLGGKIYGIEPGNEGNGLIDKMIKENQFGLNGFRMIESSEAGMLVQVQRAVKKQEPVVFLAWAPHPMNTQYDITYLKGGDDLFGPDYGAAKVFTVVPSDYEQRCANVGKLLNNLQFNVEMESQLMEKILEKEDPVKVATTWLKANPAMLDKWLAGVTTFDGQDGATAVKRHIGL from the coding sequence ATGAATAACGTTACGAAACTCGCTGCGCTGGGCTTCTTGGTTTGCGCGATAGTACAAAGCGCCTGGGCCCAGGAGCCACAGAGCTGCAAGCAGATCCGCTTCGCCGAAATCGGCTGGGCCGACATCGCAGCCACCACAGGGATGACCACAGTTCTGGCTGAAGGGCTGGGCTACTCAACTCGCAAGATCATGGCGTCGGTGCCCATCGCCTTTACTGGGGTGAAGAACAAGCAGATCGACGTCTTCCTCGGCTACTGGTCTCCCTCAATGGATCCAGTAATCGAGCCCTTCACCAAGGGCGATGGTGTGAAAGTTCTGTCCACTCCTAACCTGGTGGGCGCCAAGTACACCCTGGCGGTCCCCACCTACGCGGCTAACGCCGGCCTTAAGAGCTTCCAGGACATCGCCAAGTTCAAGGATCAGCTCGGCGGCAAGATCTACGGCATCGAGCCGGGTAACGAAGGGAATGGGCTGATCGACAAGATGATCAAGGAGAACCAGTTCGGCCTGAACGGATTCCGCATGATCGAGTCGTCCGAGGCCGGCATGTTGGTCCAGGTGCAGCGCGCGGTGAAAAAGCAGGAGCCGGTGGTGTTCCTCGCCTGGGCCCCGCACCCGATGAACACCCAGTACGACATTACCTACCTCAAGGGCGGTGATGACCTGTTCGGCCCGGACTACGGCGCCGCCAAGGTGTTTACCGTGGTCCCGTCGGACTATGAACAGCGTTGCGCCAACGTCGGCAAGCTGCTGAACAACCTGCAGTTCAATGTCGAGATGGAAAGCCAGTTGATGGAGAAGATCCTCGAGAAGGAAGACCCGGTGAAGGTCGCCACCACCTGGCTCAAGGCCAACCCGGCCATGCTGGACAAGTGGCTCGCCGGCGTCACCACCTTCGATGGCCAGGACGGTGCCACCGCAGTGAAGAGACACATCGGCCTGTAA
- a CDS encoding LysR family transcriptional regulator: MPGESFRDILDFIAVANERSFTRAAAHLGVSQSALSHTIRSLEARLGLRLLTRTTRSVSLTEAGERLIRRIGPRLQTITDELAAFEELRSEPAGTVRIAASDFAAKNILWPKLSPLLLQHPDVRIDLVIEQRAVDIVAEHFDAGVRFGDQVSQGLLASRISSDFRMAIVGAPEYLHKRKRPKNPSDLTHHAGINLCISNAGEAQAWTLQKGDQQLQVRVHGSWMFNGSYPALEAALAGFGLAYLPEPLVRAHIEDGSLFPVLTDWWPTVPGLHICFAKQRQSWPALSLIVEALRYRS; encoded by the coding sequence ATGCCGGGTGAAAGCTTTCGCGACATCCTCGACTTCATAGCCGTTGCCAACGAGCGAAGCTTCACACGCGCCGCCGCTCATCTTGGCGTGTCTCAGTCCGCGCTCAGTCATACCATCCGCTCACTTGAGGCAAGGTTGGGGTTGCGACTACTGACGCGCACTACTCGCAGCGTGTCGCTGACCGAAGCTGGGGAACGATTGATCCGGCGAATTGGGCCTCGCCTCCAAACCATAACGGATGAATTGGCAGCCTTTGAGGAGCTACGTAGCGAGCCGGCCGGAACCGTGCGTATCGCCGCGTCAGATTTTGCGGCGAAGAACATCCTTTGGCCAAAGCTGTCTCCGCTGCTGCTCCAGCACCCCGATGTCCGAATCGACCTCGTCATTGAACAGCGAGCAGTGGACATAGTGGCCGAGCACTTCGACGCCGGTGTTCGCTTTGGTGACCAGGTTTCCCAGGGTTTGCTGGCCTCTCGAATCTCATCGGATTTCCGAATGGCGATTGTGGGAGCGCCCGAGTACCTGCACAAACGCAAACGCCCCAAGAATCCGTCAGATTTGACCCATCACGCCGGTATCAACCTCTGCATTTCGAATGCCGGCGAGGCGCAGGCCTGGACATTGCAAAAAGGCGATCAGCAGCTCCAGGTGCGAGTACATGGCTCATGGATGTTCAATGGCAGCTATCCCGCGCTCGAGGCGGCGCTCGCAGGGTTTGGCTTGGCCTATCTACCAGAACCGCTAGTGCGCGCTCATATTGAAGATGGCAGTCTCTTTCCCGTTTTAACAGACTGGTGGCCCACTGTGCCTGGCTTGCATATTTGCTTTGCAAAGCAGCGCCAGTCCTGGCCGGCGCTCTCTTTGATAGTTGAAGCGCTTCGGTATCGAAGCTAA